A window of Solanum stenotomum isolate F172 chromosome 3, ASM1918654v1, whole genome shotgun sequence contains these coding sequences:
- the LOC125857922 gene encoding dolichyl-diphosphooligosaccharide--protein glycosyltransferase subunit STT3B encodes MEKATDLLSSSQSMFSLKSLKLKTKQQELLLRISILGLVYILAFITRLFSVLRYESMIHEFDPYFNYRTTLYLTQKGFYEFWNWFDSESWYPLGRIIGGTLYPGLMVTAAFIYWILRFLRFAVHIREVCVLTAPFFASNTTLVAYFFGKELWDTGAGLVAAALIAICPGYISRSVAGSYDNEGVAIFALLLTFYLFVKAVKTGSLAWSLASALGYFYMVSAWGGYVFIINLIPLYVLVLLVVGRYSMRLYVAYNCMYILGMLLAMQIRFVGFQHVQSGEHMAAMGVFFLMQVFYFLDWVKHLLNDQKLFQAFLRITLTCAISVGVIALGVGTASGYISPWTGRFYSLLDPTYAKDHIPIIASVSEHQPTAWSSFMFDFHILLILFPAGLYFCFKRLSDATIFIVMYGLTSMYFAGVMVRLILVATPAVCLISAIAVSATIKNLSLLVRTKTKPTQAGSGKGTTSTKASSKGALDQSLPYQKNGAIALLVGAFYLLTRYAIHCTWVTSEAYSSPSIVLAARGAHGNRVIFDDYREAYFWLRQNTPQDAKVMSWWDYGYQITAMGNRTVIVDNNTWNNTHIATVGRAMSSYEDEAYEIMRSLDVDYVLVVFGGVTGYSSDDINKFLWMVRIGGGVFPVIKEPDYLVNGEYRVDKGAAPKMLNCLMYKLSYYRFGELTTEYGQPPGYDRARGVEIGNKDIKLEYLEEAFTTSNWIVRIYKVKPPKNRW; translated from the exons ATGGAGAAAGCAACGGATCTGCTTTCCTCATCGCAGTCAATGTTCTCACTCAAATCTCTTAAGTTGAAGACGAAGCAACAGGAGCTTCTGCTTCGAATTTCGATCCTCGGACTCGTTTACATTCTCGCATTTATCACTCGACTCTTCAGTGTGCTGAGATATGAGAGCATGATCCATGAATTCGATCCGTATTTCAATTACAGGACGACGTTGTATTTGACTCAGAAAGGTTTTTATGAGTTTTGGAACTGGTTCGACTCCGAGAGTTGGTATCCACTTGGAAGGATCATTGGTGGTACGCTTTATCCTGGACTTATGGTCACTGCTGCCTTTATCTACTGGATACTTAGATTCCTCAG GTTTGCTGTCCATATCCGTGAGGTATGTGTGCTCACAGCACCATTCTTTGCTTCCAACACAACTCTTGTTGCTTACTTCTTTGGGAAGGAGTTATGGGATACGGGTGCTGGTCTTGTGGCTGCAGCATTGATTGCTATCTGTCCTGGTTACATCTCAAGGTCGGTGGCAGGATCATATGACAATGAGGGGGTTGCGATATTTGCACTGTTGCTTACTTTCTATTTATTCGTTAAGGCAGTGAAAACAGGTTCACTTGCTTGGTCTCTGGCCTCAGCTTTAGGGTACTTCTACATGGTTTCAGCTTGGGGTGGTTATGTATTTATCATTAATCTTATTCCACTGTATGTGCTGGTACTCTTGGTTGTCGGAAGATATTCAATGAGGCTATATGTGGCTTACAACTGCATGTACATTTTAGGAATGTTGCTAGCAATGCAAATTCGTTTTGTGGGTTTTCAGCATGTACAGTCGGGAGAACATATGGCAGCAATGGGAGTATTTTTCTTGATGCAG GTGTTTTATTTCTTGGATTGGGTGAAACATCTACTGAATGATCAGAAGTTGTTTCAAGCTTTCTTAAGGATAACATTGACTTGTGCTATAAGTGTGGGTGTCATTGCTCTTGGAGTTGGCACTGCTTCTGGTTATATCTCTCCATGGACTGGTCGGTTTTACTCACTTCTGGATCCAACTTACGCGAAAGACCACATTCCCATTATTGCTTCTGTTTCAGAGCATCAACCAACTGCATGGTCATCTTTCATGTTTGATTTTCATATATTGCTAATCCTTTTCCCTGCGGGTCTGTATTTCTGCTTCAAACGACTGTCGGATGCTACTATATTTATCGTGATGTATGGTCTCACCAGCATGTACTTTGCTGGGGTCATGGTTCGATTGATTCTTGTTGCTACACCTGCGGTATGCCTCATCAGTGCTATTGCTGTCTCGGCAACTATCAAGAATTTAAGTCTGTTGGTGAGGACAAAAACAAAACCTACTCAAGCTGGCTCTGGTAAAGGAACAACTAGCACAAAGGCTTCCTCAAAG GGTGCGCTTGATCAGTCTTTGCCCTACCAAAAAAATGGAGCaattgcattgcttgttggTGCTTTCTATTTGCTGACTAGATATGCAATCCATTGCACATGGGTGACGTCAGAGGCATACTCATCTCCCTCCATTGTCCTAGCTGCAAGGGGTGCCCATGGGAATAGGGTTATCTTCGATGACTACCGTGAAGCATATTTTTGGCTGAGGCAAAACACCCCTCAGGATGCTAAGGTGATGTCTTGGTGGGATTATGGTTATCAGATCACTGCCATGGGAAACAGGACTGTGATTGTAGATAATAATACCTGGAACAACACGCATATAGCTACAGTAGGAAGAGCGATGTCATCTTATGAGGATGAAGCATATGAGATAATGAGATCACTGGATGTGGATTATGTATTGGTTGTGTTTGGAGGTGTAACTGGGTATTCATCTGATGACATAAACAA ATTCTTGTGGATGGTGAGAATAGGTGGCGGAGTTTTTCCTGTCATCAAAGAACCAGATTACCTTGTTAATGGCGAGTATCGTGTTGACAAAGGTGCTGCACCTAAGATGTTGAACTGTCTGAT GTACAAGCTATCTTATTATCGCTTTGGTGAGCTGACAACAGAATATGGCCAGCCTCCTGG ATATGATAGAGCCAGGGGAGTTGAAATAGGAAACAAGGACATCAAACTTGAATACTTGGAAGAGGCGTTCACGACTTCTAATTGGATAGTCAGAATTTATAAAGTGAAACCACCCAAGAACAGGTGGTAG
- the LOC125859780 gene encoding E3 ubiquitin-protein ligase RING1-like, translated as MSSAGAVGGGGASGNQPQNYYCYQCEQTVTITPSPNSELSCPNCNGTFLEESETAPPSNPNPNTHPFFSSATTDDLPFGGGFPIVFSSNAASPAGGAVGFDDLSALFGGMAGGSAALPGRSPNQFDPFAFLNNYFSSMRGGNIQLIFENHPDGGGGGAGGDFRIPGNLGDYFLGPGLEQLIQQLAENDPNRHGTPPAAKSAVAGLPDIKITEELLDSDSSQCAVCKDTFELGMEAKQIPCKHIYHKDCIMPWLEMHNSCPVCRYELPTDDPDYENRKTSQQQTANTSNTHTNTSNNNTNNNSTGVMFGGLEGGGDQDNSQTPSTGERRLRIPLQWLFRGLGSPAETSNSGGASNDANNHNNNNTSNNAPSGESNPGSGGQPRQEDLD; from the coding sequence ATGTCGTCGGCCGGAGCAGTTGGTGGCGGAGGCGCTTCCGGAAATCAACCACAGAATTATTATTGCTACCAATGTGAACAGACAGTTACCATTACGCCATCACCAAATTCAGAGCTCTCATGCCCAAATTGCAACGGTACGTTTTTAGAAGAATCGGAAACCGCACCACCTTCCAACCCTAATCCTAATACTCATCCCTTCTTCTCCTCCGCCACTACCGATGACCTACCTTTCGGAGGTGGATTTCCGATTGTTTTCTCTTCAAACGCTGCTTCACCTGCCGGTGGTGCTGTCGGTTTTGATGATCTTTCTGCTTTATTTGGAGGTATGGCTGGTGGTTCCGCTGCTTTACCAGGTCGATCCCCCAATCAATTTGACCCTTTCGCTTTCCTAAACAACTATTTTAGTAGTATGAGGGGTGGGAATATTCAGTTAATCTTCGAGAATCATCCTGATGGAGGCGGTGGTGGAGCTGGTGGTGATTTTAGGATTCCGGGGAATCTAGGTGACTATTTTCTAGGGCCTGGGCTTGAGCAATTGATTCAACAGCTTGCGGAAAATGATCCAAATCGTCATGGTACACCTCCGGCTGCAAAGTCGGCTGTTGCTGGGCTTCCAGATATTAAGATCACTGAGGAGTTGTTGGATTCTGATTCATCTCAATGTGCAGTTTGTAAAGATACTTTTGAACTCGGCATGGAGGCGAAGCAGATACCTTGCAAACATATATACCACAAGGATTGTATAATGCCATGGCTGGAGATGCACAATTCTTGCCCAGTGTGTCGATATGAGCTGCCTACTGATGATCCTGATTATGAGAATAGGAAGACATCACAGCAGCAGACTGCCAATACTAGTAATACGCATACCAACACTAGTAACAATAATACCAACAACAACAGTACTGGTGTGATGTTTGGGGGTTTAGAAGGTGGGGGAGATCAGGACAATTCTCAGACACCTAGTACAGGGGAGAGGAGGCTTAGGATACCATTGCAATGGCTTTTCAGGGGACTTGGATCACCTGCTGAGACGAGCAACAGTGGAGGGGCAAGCAATGATGCTAAcaatcacaacaacaacaatacgAGCAACAATGCTCCTAGTGGGGAGTCTAATCCAGGTTCTGGAGGGCAGCCGAGGCAGGAGGATCTCGATTAA
- the LOC125859617 gene encoding pentatricopeptide repeat-containing protein At4g33170-like has translation MLPSKLKKFKALHEILTGIHNETSFSKFTTKKNYRASVIWDKNQEEEEGKYLNVLRLCVATSRLDNAKAIHAKLLKNPGGRSSLYLHNHLLNAYVKCGDTAKGLKLFDEMTDRNVVSWTALIAGFVQKGFPVEAFSLFTRMHRSGTKPNEFTFVSALHACSFEDRLSLTNAYQVYGLITRLGFESNVYLVNAFLTTLIRHGRLDEALMVFEWCSNKDIVTWNAMLSGCMQFCCSEVPRLWYRMIHEGVVPDNFSFASVLTGLAELFVLDLGVQVHSQLVKSGHGSEMCVGNSLVDMYLKNRSLGEGFKAFEEICFKDVCSWTQMAAGCLNCDEPIEALRVIGEMRRAGVMPNKFTLATAFSACASTASFKEGEKVHGMRIKLGDDIDVCVDNALLDMYAKCGSMDGAFMVFQSMDEHTTVSWTTMIMGYAQNGYPKKALEIFHQMREEGAEPNYITFICVLYACSQGGLIDEGWKYFTSMSDDYGILPGEDHYACMVNLLGRVGRVREAEELILSMPFQPGLLVWQTLLGASQLHGDMETAKRAAERALQVDKVDPSIYVLLSNTFAGLQNWDGVGTVRELMQSRDVKKVPGSSWF, from the coding sequence ATGCTtccttcaaaactcaaaaagtTCAAAGCTTTACATGAAATACTAACTGGTATTCATAATGAGACATCTTTTTCTAAATttacaacaaagaaaaactacAGAGCATCAGTCATATGGGACAAGAAccaagaggaggaggagggtAAATATTTGAATGTACTGCGTCTATGTGTGGCGACATCAAGATTGGATAACGCCAAAGCCATTCACGCGAAACTGCTGAAAAACCCAGGCGGCAGGTCTTCGCTATATTTACACAACCATCTTCTAAATGCTTATGTGAAATGTGGTGACACTGCGAAAGGACTCAAACTGTTTGATGAAATGACTGACAGAAATGTGGTGTCTTGGACTGCCCTCATTGCTGGATTTGTGCAAAAGGGTTTCCCTGTTGAAGCTTTCTCTCTGTTTACTCGTATGCACCGGAGTGGAACGAAGCCTAATGAGTTCACTTTCGTGAGTGCCCTTCACGCTTGCTCGTTTGAGGATAGATTAAGCTTGACTAATGCATACCAAGTATATGGACTAATTACAAGACTTGGATTCGAGTCTAATGTTTATTTAGTGAATGCTTTTTTGACGACTTTGATAAGGCACGGTAGATTAGATGAAGCATTAATGGTTTTTGAGTGGTGTTCCAATAAAGATATTGTTACTTGGAATGCAATGCTAAGTGGTTGCATGCAATTTTGTTGCTCAGAGGTACCAAGGCTTTGGTACAGGATGATCCACGAAGGAGTTGTACCAGATAACTTCAGTTTTGCTAGTGTTCTTACTGGGTTAGCAGAGCTTTTTGTTCTTGATTTGGGTGTGCAAGTACATTCCCAGCTTGTTAAGTCTGGTCATGGAAGTGAGATGTGTGTAGGGAACTCTTTGGTGGatatgtatttgaaaaatcGAAGTTTGGGTGAGGGTTTCAAAGCATTCGAAGAGATCTGTTTTAAAGACGTTTGTTCCTGGACGCAAATGGCAGCAGGGTGTTTGAATTGTGACGAGCCAATTGAAGCTCTCAGGGTCATTGGAGAAATGAGGAGGGCAGGAGTAATGCCTAATAAGTTTACCCTAGCAACAGCTTTTAGTGCATGTGCCAGTACAGCTTCTTTCAAAGAAGGGGAGAAAGTTCATGGCATGAGGATCAAACTCGGGGATGACATTGATGTCTGTGTAGATAATGCATTGCTCGACATGTACGCCAAATGTGGTAGCATGGATGGGGCATTCATGGTTTTTCAGTCAATGGATGAACACACTACTGTTTCATGGACCACTATGATTATGGGCTATGCGCAAAACGGATATCCCAAAAAAGCTCTTGAAATTTTCCATCAGATGAGGGAAGAAGGGGCAGAGCCTAACTACATTACCTTCATATGTGTACTTTATGCTTGCAGCCAAGGAGGACTTATCGACGAGGGATGGAAGTATTTCACATCAATGAGTGATGACTATGGTATTCTCCCTGGAGAAGATCACTATGCTTGTATGGTGAATCTCCTTGGACGTGTTGGACGCGTTAGAGAAGCTGAGGAACTAATCTTGAGCATGCCCTTTCAACCAGGTTTGCTGGTCTGGCAAACGTTGCTTGGAGCATCCCAACTTCATGGGGATATGGAAACTGCAAAACGAGCAGCAGAACGAGCATTACAAGTTGACAAAGTTGATCCTTCAATCTATGTGTTATTGTCCAATACATTTGCTGGTTTGCAAAACTGGGATGGAGTTGGAACTGTGAGGGAATTGATGCAAAGCAGGGATGTCAAGAAAGTCCCTGGCTCCAGTTGGTTTTAA
- the LOC125860261 gene encoding uncharacterized protein LOC125860261, with amino-acid sequence MKKEIWFPSSDMLYEVLPKLSTKDLLKLKCVSKGWQCLMSDRSFIQGQLKKMEPLTGFFYQGRYQWCDEDYDWISFIPIERVTTEVHIDVLDFLPERIVIQDSSYGLICCRSSFPCDVPVIYICNPLNKEWKELQWPNPSRESCITLVFDPFKNPIDAFTSFKVVIVSQNETSTEGDGCFSFNIYSSETGEWRISGEICLCNHNMQKKGCICVTGILYWLTDGDEILMFDPENEISWLIMVPLPTNQFNLTPEMCMGEAEGKLHYVLISEHGLQLWVLKDHFTSQWDLTFTISLELLEKENDKYLFKIAEKLVRDYNSGYPWIGTLAFKDNILLMRVAADIYLYQFETKKMRHLCSLSALAPKPFFCATVVPYTMSLVPLA; translated from the coding sequence ATGAAAAAGGAAATTTGGTTTCCAAGCAGTGACATGCTATATGAAGTACTACCAAAATTGTCTACTAAGGATTTGCTGAAATTGAAGTGTGTATCAAAGGGATGGCAATGTCTTATGTCTGACCGCAGTTTCATCCAAGGAcagttgaaaaagatggaacctcTCACGGGTTTCTTCTATCAGGGTAGGTACCAGTGGTGTGATGAAGATTATGACTGGATCAGCTTCATACCTATAGAAAGAGTTACCACAGAAGTCCATATTGATGTTCTTGATTTCCTCCCAGAACGTATTGTCATCCAGGATTCAAGTTATGGACTAATCTGTTGTCGAAGTAGCTTTCCTTGTGATGTTCCTGTAATCTACATCTGTAACCCGCTGAATAAGGAGTGGAAAGAACTTCAGTGGCCAAATCCTTCCAGAGAAAGCTGCATAACCTTGGTTTTTGATCCATTCAAGAACCCGATTGATGCATTCACAAGTTTTAAGGTTGTGATAGTTAGCCAAAATGAAACCAGCACAGAAGGAGATGgatgtttttcttttaacattTATTCATCAGAAACAGGAGAATGGAGAATATCCGGAGAGATTTGTCTTTGCAATCACAACATGCAGAAAAAGGGATGCATCTGTGTAACAGGGATTCTGTATTGGCTTACTGATGGAGACGAAATCCTTATGTTTGATCCAGAAAATGAGATATCTTGGTTGATAATGGTACCACTCCCCACCAACCAGTTCAATTTAACACCCGAGATGTGCATGGGAGAAGCTGAAGGGAAGCTACATTATGTGTTAATATCTGAGCACGGACTTCAATTGTGGGTGCTGAAGGATCATTTTACTTCTCAATGGGATCTTACTTTTACGATCTCTTTGGAATTGCTGGAAAAAGAAAACGACAAGTATCTGTTCAAGATAGCTGAAAAGTTAGTAAGAGACTACAATTCAGGATATCCTTGGATCGGGACTCTAGCTTTCAAGGACAACATCTTGCTTATGAGGGTTGCAGCTGATATCTACTTGTATCAGTTTGAGACAAAGAAGATGCGACACCTCTGCAGCCTTTCTGCTCTTGCACCAAAGCCTTTCTTTTGTGCTACTGTGGTTCCATATACAATGAGCTTAGTTCCACTTGCTTAG